One window of Chamaesiphon minutus PCC 6605 genomic DNA carries:
- a CDS encoding undecaprenyl-diphosphate phosphatase — translation MTMRSKTKFSLIILGAIAAGLMAVIPAAATPTATGTAAIVADGNIIQALILGVVQGITEFLPISSTAHLLVTTKVFGWQQLGQKDYADAIQFGSVVAVLIYFWKDISSVVSGGISGLLRKDWQDINVKIFTGIIVGTLPALILGFLGKDILPDSAQIIAIMSIVMATLLLAAERFSKHKRGFEGLEIKDGLLVGLAQAIALLPGASRSGSTLTAGLFLGLERETAARFSFLVGLPTLAIATLYKSLIIFQGNELPIPLLAVGIVSTFIFSYISIAFLLNYLKTKNTMIFVWYRYAFGASILIALAAGWKA, via the coding sequence ATGACTATGCGATCGAAAACCAAATTTTCACTTATCATCTTGGGAGCGATTGCTGCTGGCTTGATGGCAGTAATTCCGGCAGCAGCTACGCCCACAGCTACTGGCACCGCTGCGATTGTGGCTGATGGTAATATCATCCAAGCTCTGATATTAGGTGTTGTTCAAGGTATTACTGAATTTCTACCGATTAGTAGCACAGCGCATTTATTGGTTACGACAAAAGTCTTCGGTTGGCAACAGCTCGGTCAAAAAGATTATGCCGATGCAATTCAATTTGGCAGTGTTGTGGCTGTTTTAATCTATTTTTGGAAAGATATTAGCAGTGTAGTTAGCGGTGGCATTAGCGGACTGCTACGTAAAGATTGGCAAGATATTAATGTCAAAATATTTACTGGAATTATTGTGGGAACTTTGCCAGCACTAATCTTGGGTTTTTTAGGTAAAGATATCTTGCCAGACAGCGCGCAAATCATCGCAATTATGTCGATCGTAATGGCAACTTTATTATTGGCTGCCGAGAGATTTAGCAAGCACAAACGCGGATTTGAGGGATTAGAAATCAAAGATGGTTTACTTGTCGGATTAGCACAAGCGATCGCCTTACTCCCTGGTGCTTCTCGATCTGGTTCGACGCTGACTGCTGGTCTATTTCTGGGATTGGAGCGTGAGACAGCAGCGAGATTTTCCTTTTTAGTTGGTTTGCCAACGCTGGCGATCGCAACGCTCTACAAATCTTTGATAATCTTCCAAGGAAATGAGTTGCCGATTCCCCTATTAGCAGTCGGCATTGTTTCTACTTTTATTTTCTCCTATATCTCGATCGCCTTTCTCTTAAATTATCTCAAAACTAAAAATACGATGATTTTCGTTTGGTATCGCTACGCTTTTGGAGCATCAATTCTCATCGCTCTAGCTGCTGGATGGAAAGCATAG
- a CDS encoding ParA family protein, translated as MGLVIATVNMKGGVGKTTLTVNLAACLAKLYGKRVLVVDLDTQISATLSLVTPQDFSKIRREKKTISYAIAKVLKPNSRYKFETKDLITPDVCWVKGLDLLAGDIDIYDEFLVSEKLHEETVENPNIDFIDVWNGFEGSLIKDILAPVIDEYDFIILDCAPGYNLLTRSGIMASHFYIMPARPEPLSLVGMQLLERRIAKLREAHEGDKNCLESSLLGVAFILSGSSLFARYYDRVMERVTQDFDASKIFQTRIPMDVNVAKAIDSFQPVVIENPSSAGSKAFVKLSQELLTKVQQLAGD; from the coding sequence ATGGGACTAGTCATCGCCACTGTCAATATGAAAGGAGGTGTCGGTAAAACCACCCTCACGGTCAATCTAGCTGCTTGTCTGGCCAAGCTATATGGCAAGCGCGTCCTAGTTGTCGATCTCGATACCCAGATTAGTGCTACCCTCAGCCTAGTCACGCCTCAAGATTTTTCTAAAATTCGGCGCGAGAAAAAGACGATTTCTTATGCAATTGCCAAAGTTCTCAAGCCAAACTCACGGTACAAGTTTGAAACAAAAGATCTGATTACTCCGGATGTCTGTTGGGTCAAAGGTTTGGACTTATTAGCTGGAGATATCGATATCTACGATGAGTTTTTAGTATCAGAAAAACTTCATGAAGAGACTGTCGAAAATCCAAACATCGATTTTATCGATGTTTGGAATGGATTTGAAGGTTCTTTAATTAAAGATATCTTAGCTCCGGTCATCGACGAATATGATTTCATCATCCTCGATTGCGCTCCTGGGTACAATCTTTTGACCAGAAGTGGGATTATGGCCAGTCATTTTTATATCATGCCTGCTCGTCCCGAACCGCTATCTTTAGTAGGTATGCAACTATTAGAACGGCGTATTGCCAAGCTCCGCGAAGCTCATGAGGGTGATAAAAATTGCTTAGAAAGTAGTTTGTTAGGAGTCGCCTTTATCCTATCGGGCAGTAGCTTATTCGCTCGCTATTACGATCGAGTGATGGAGCGAGTGACTCAGGACTTTGATGCTAGTAAAATCTTTCAGACGCGGATTCCGATGGATGTCAATGTCGCTAAGGCGATCGACAGTTTTCAGCCTGTCGTCATCGAGAATCCTAGCTCGGCTGGCTCCAAAGCATTCGTCAAATTAAGTCAGGAGCTACTCACCAAGGTTCAGCAGCTCGCTGGCGATTAG
- the petN gene encoding cytochrome b6-f complex subunit PetN, translating to MDILTLGWVSLLVLFTWSISMVVWGRNGF from the coding sequence ATGGATATTCTTACTCTAGGCTGGGTTTCGCTTTTAGTCCTATTTACTTGGTCGATTTCGATGGTTGTCTGGGGTCGTAACGGCTTCTAA
- a CDS encoding ATP-binding protein, whose product MNPEELKTYLDRVITNNLKISTMIWGAPGIGKSSIVKQIALAHQLEFIDLRLSQLAPTDLRGLPVAENGVSKWFPPEFLPQQGQGILFLDEINMAPPAMQGMAQQLILDRRVGGYVVPEGWFVWAAGNRKEDRAGVFDMPAPLANRFLHLQVEPDFESFKAYALAQGVHEQIIAFISFRPSLLYKVDLQQPAWCSPRSWMMASSLHYSGLDLAPAIGIAASAEFQAFTLMYRMLPDLTPIFEGKGSDISFPLEPSARYATAIGLTVHAAGDVQRAYHAFQWLSQVATAEWVQLFVADLCGLMRSRGQLGAFAALIAKDPAIQKFLQDYRQLVAM is encoded by the coding sequence ATGAACCCAGAAGAGCTAAAGACTTATCTCGATCGTGTTATCACCAATAACCTCAAAATCAGCACCATGATTTGGGGTGCGCCAGGGATCGGCAAATCTAGTATCGTCAAACAAATCGCGCTCGCCCATCAACTCGAATTTATCGATCTGCGCTTGAGTCAATTGGCTCCTACCGATCTACGCGGACTTCCCGTCGCCGAAAATGGCGTCTCCAAATGGTTTCCGCCCGAATTTTTGCCCCAACAAGGACAGGGAATTTTGTTCCTCGATGAGATTAATATGGCTCCACCAGCCATGCAGGGGATGGCACAACAATTGATTCTCGATCGTCGCGTGGGGGGTTATGTCGTGCCGGAGGGATGGTTTGTGTGGGCTGCTGGCAACCGCAAAGAAGATCGCGCGGGGGTGTTTGATATGCCTGCACCGCTAGCCAATCGGTTTTTGCATTTGCAAGTCGAGCCAGATTTTGAGAGTTTCAAAGCTTACGCGCTCGCCCAAGGCGTTCACGAACAGATTATTGCGTTTATCTCTTTTCGCCCCAGCTTGTTGTACAAAGTCGATCTGCAACAGCCAGCATGGTGTTCGCCGCGATCGTGGATGATGGCTAGCAGTCTACACTATAGCGGGCTGGATTTGGCACCCGCGATCGGGATTGCTGCCAGTGCCGAGTTTCAAGCTTTTACATTGATGTATCGGATGTTACCCGATCTGACACCAATTTTTGAAGGCAAAGGTAGTGACATCTCCTTTCCGCTCGAACCTTCGGCACGCTATGCTACCGCAATTGGGTTGACTGTTCATGCTGCTGGGGACGTCCAGCGTGCTTACCACGCGTTCCAGTGGCTCAGTCAGGTAGCGACAGCCGAATGGGTGCAATTATTTGTAGCGGATTTATGCGGCTTGATGCGCTCTCGCGGACAATTAGGTGCGTTCGCCGCACTGATTGCCAAAGATCCGGCGATTCAAAAGTTCCTACAAGACTATCGCCAATTAGTCGCCATGTAG
- a CDS encoding molybdenum cofactor biosynthesis protein MoaE, which translates to MMIVPPANLTQITAHIADRFAIGFAPLSVDEVYQLADNPGNGAVVVMSGTVRDRTDGRAVDYLEYQAYEPMAMRVFAAIGREIRTQWPSATHVVIHHRVGKLKIGEISVLVAVGCPHRGEAFAACQYAIDTLKHQAPIWKKEWFSQSDGTQPSSTWVSIGDCERHE; encoded by the coding sequence ATGATGATTGTCCCACCTGCAAATCTCACTCAAATTACGGCTCATATCGCCGATCGATTCGCGATCGGGTTTGCACCCTTATCGGTAGATGAAGTATATCAACTAGCTGACAATCCTGGCAATGGCGCAGTAGTGGTTATGAGTGGTACAGTTCGCGATCGCACTGACGGTCGCGCGGTAGACTATCTAGAGTATCAAGCTTACGAACCGATGGCGATGCGTGTATTTGCGGCCATTGGTCGGGAAATTCGCACTCAGTGGCCGAGTGCGACTCATGTCGTCATCCATCACCGCGTCGGCAAATTAAAGATTGGCGAAATTAGTGTCTTAGTTGCTGTCGGATGTCCGCACCGAGGGGAAGCATTTGCCGCTTGTCAGTATGCGATCGATACGCTCAAGCATCAAGCTCCGATTTGGAAAAAAGAGTGGTTTAGCCAGAGCGATGGCACTCAACCATCGAGCACTTGGGTAAGTATTGGGGATTGCGAACGCCACGAATAA
- the obgE gene encoding GTPase ObgE: MQFIDLAEVEVESGSGGDGIVTFRREKYVPAGGPSGGNGGKGGSIFFTAVENLQTLLDFRYNRRFKAENGGKGGSSNCTGASGDDLIVEVPCGTMIYDTATDELLVDLVESGQTFKVVAGGKGGLGNAHFLSNSNRAPEYALPGQPPQQKRIRLELKLLAEVGIIGLPNAGKSTLISALSAARPKVADYPFTTLVPNLGVVRKPSGDGTLFADIPGLIEGASQGAGLGHDFLRHIERTRVLLHLVEATHDDPIAAYQTIQQELIAYNDSLATRPQILALSKIDAVDDEEVAEIAQVLSEVAQQQVFLISSATRTGLDPLLQQVWQELDRLEAERLAEKLALERAGFPVLK, from the coding sequence ATGCAATTCATCGATCTCGCAGAAGTAGAAGTAGAATCCGGAAGTGGCGGCGATGGGATAGTGACCTTTCGGCGTGAAAAATACGTCCCGGCTGGGGGTCCCTCTGGTGGCAATGGTGGCAAAGGTGGCTCGATTTTCTTTACCGCTGTTGAAAACCTGCAAACCTTATTAGATTTTCGTTATAACCGCCGCTTCAAAGCTGAAAATGGTGGCAAGGGTGGTTCGAGTAATTGTACTGGTGCTTCGGGTGACGATTTAATTGTGGAGGTGCCCTGCGGTACGATGATTTACGACACGGCTACCGACGAACTATTAGTCGATTTAGTAGAGTCAGGGCAAACTTTTAAAGTAGTTGCTGGTGGTAAAGGTGGTTTAGGTAACGCACATTTCTTAAGTAATAGTAACCGTGCGCCAGAATATGCCCTCCCCGGACAACCACCGCAGCAAAAACGGATTCGACTGGAATTAAAATTATTAGCAGAAGTCGGGATTATCGGTTTGCCCAATGCAGGCAAATCCACGCTAATCTCGGCACTTTCTGCCGCACGTCCCAAAGTTGCCGATTATCCGTTTACGACTTTGGTGCCTAATTTAGGTGTCGTCCGCAAGCCTTCTGGCGATGGAACTTTATTTGCCGATATTCCAGGATTGATCGAGGGTGCATCGCAAGGTGCGGGTTTGGGACACGATTTTCTCCGCCACATCGAGCGCACGCGCGTTTTGCTGCATTTAGTCGAAGCCACTCATGACGACCCGATCGCGGCTTATCAGACGATTCAGCAAGAGCTAATCGCTTATAATGATTCTTTGGCTACGCGTCCGCAAATTCTGGCTTTGAGCAAAATTGATGCGGTAGATGATGAGGAAGTGGCTGAAATCGCCCAAGTGTTGAGCGAGGTAGCCCAACAGCAAGTATTTCTCATCTCATCGGCAACTCGGACGGGCTTAGATCCGCTACTTCAGCAAGTTTGGCAAGAGTTAGATCGGTTAGAAGCCGAACGTCTGGCCGAAAAATTAGCACTCGAACGCGCGGGGTTTCCCGTGTTAAAGTAG
- a CDS encoding fatty acid desaturase, with the protein MTLSIESNTATTLSPNLHPDLKLKHILKTLPKEVFAKDSFKAWMTALKTISMVTLGMFAISISPWYLLPLAWIFTGTAMTGCFVIGHDCAHRSFSNSRKVNDIVGHLFMLTLIYPFHGWRYGHAKHHKHTNKMDVDNAWQPWRPEAYQTAPAWLQVVYQAMRGRLWWLASLPHWAAVHFDWRNFAEGKTRNDVKFSALFVIIGAAIVFPIMFATLGIWGFIKFWLLPWLVYHFWMSTFTIVHHTAADIPFKPTGEWDEAIAQLSGTVHCDYPRWVEFLCHDINVHIPHHISIAIPSYRLREAHAIIKANWGDYIKERTFSWELMKDITDKCHIYEENEFYQSFREFHANN; encoded by the coding sequence ATGACTTTATCGATCGAATCTAATACAGCCACCACGCTGTCCCCTAATCTGCACCCCGATCTCAAACTCAAGCACATCCTCAAGACTTTACCAAAAGAAGTCTTTGCCAAGGATAGCTTCAAAGCTTGGATGACCGCGCTCAAAACCATCAGCATGGTAACGCTCGGCATGTTTGCCATCTCTATTTCACCTTGGTACCTGCTACCCTTGGCGTGGATCTTTACAGGTACGGCAATGACTGGCTGCTTTGTGATCGGTCATGACTGCGCGCACCGTTCTTTCTCTAACAGCCGTAAAGTTAACGATATCGTCGGTCATCTGTTTATGTTGACCCTGATTTATCCCTTCCACGGCTGGCGATACGGACACGCGAAGCACCACAAGCATACCAACAAAATGGATGTGGATAATGCTTGGCAACCTTGGCGGCCAGAAGCTTATCAGACAGCTCCAGCTTGGCTTCAGGTAGTTTACCAAGCTATGCGCGGTCGGTTATGGTGGTTGGCGTCGTTACCGCACTGGGCAGCAGTTCACTTTGACTGGCGCAATTTTGCCGAAGGCAAAACCAGAAATGATGTCAAATTCTCCGCTCTGTTTGTCATCATCGGCGCGGCAATTGTATTCCCTATCATGTTTGCGACTCTGGGTATCTGGGGATTTATCAAATTTTGGTTGCTACCTTGGTTGGTATATCATTTCTGGATGAGTACTTTCACGATCGTCCATCATACTGCCGCAGATATTCCTTTCAAGCCTACTGGCGAATGGGATGAAGCGATCGCACAGTTATCTGGTACCGTTCATTGTGATTACCCTCGTTGGGTAGAATTCCTCTGTCACGATATCAACGTTCACATTCCCCATCATATTTCGATCGCGATTCCTTCCTATCGTCTACGCGAAGCTCACGCCATTATTAAAGCTAACTGGGGTGACTATATTAAAGAACGCACGTTCTCATGGGAACTGATGAAAGATATCACCGATAAATGCCATATCTATGAGGAGAACGAATTTTATCAGAGCTTCCGTGAATTTCACGCTAATAACTAG
- a CDS encoding fasciclin domain-containing protein has translation MADIVDTAVSAGSFTTLVAAVQAAGLVDTLKGAGPFTVFAPTDEAFAKLPAGTVEALLKDIPKLTKILTYHVVSGKVMAADVVKLTSAKTVEGSEVKIDASSGVKINDSTVTTPDVAADNGVIHIIDTVLLPA, from the coding sequence ATGGCTGACATCGTTGATACTGCCGTTAGTGCAGGTTCTTTTACCACCTTGGTTGCAGCAGTTCAAGCTGCTGGATTAGTAGACACACTTAAAGGTGCAGGCCCTTTTACCGTATTTGCTCCTACTGATGAAGCATTTGCAAAACTACCAGCAGGTACTGTTGAAGCATTGCTCAAAGATATTCCTAAACTCACTAAAATTTTGACTTATCACGTTGTCTCTGGCAAAGTGATGGCGGCTGATGTCGTCAAACTGACTTCAGCTAAAACTGTTGAAGGTTCGGAAGTTAAAATTGATGCTTCTAGTGGTGTCAAAATTAACGATTCCACAGTAACAACGCCTGATGTAGCTGCTGATAATGGTGTTATTCATATCATCGATACAGTTTTATTACCTGCGTAG
- the arfB gene encoding alternative ribosome rescue aminoacyl-tRNA hydrolase ArfB, whose product MLEISKNISIPLSEIELSAIRSQGAGGQNVNKVATAIHLRFDIMASSLPDRYKNRLMELRDRRITTEGIIVIKSQEHRSQERNREEALDRLKALILSVAIVILPRKLTKPSKGQVRRRLADKKHRSQMKESRKIVE is encoded by the coding sequence ATGTTGGAGATTTCTAAAAATATTAGTATTCCCCTGAGTGAAATCGAGCTGAGTGCCATTCGATCGCAAGGTGCGGGCGGACAAAATGTGAATAAGGTAGCAACGGCAATTCATTTGCGCTTCGATATTATGGCATCATCGTTGCCCGATCGCTATAAAAATCGCCTGATGGAATTACGAGATCGCCGCATTACTACTGAAGGGATAATTGTGATTAAATCACAAGAACATCGCAGTCAAGAGCGCAATCGCGAGGAAGCACTCGACAGATTGAAAGCATTAATTTTGAGTGTAGCTATAGTCATTTTGCCTCGGAAGCTAACAAAGCCGAGCAAGGGACAAGTGCGGCGACGATTGGCAGACAAAAAACATCGATCGCAAATGAAGGAGTCGCGGAAAATCGTAGAGTAA
- a CDS encoding ABC transporter ATP-binding protein/permease gives MTAVPQSQPLLKFRFDRTLWQRFVEIAQPYFYPPGPRSSTQFLFLILTQLVFVVSFTFFFVVALALIGFQFSPKFFAGLVNEIIYLKFLSSLGKSSLEIFQNLLTFLPAYIFLVLLIGSCGVFYAYRRKLQGREKQWLILAILLFLAFIVSSLNVLISYVFRFIDNALNGRDAKVFWDFLWVYGITLVVAIPILISYRYTRRKLALFWRAWLTNTLLKDYFSNRAYYELDSNAANTDIDNPDQRMTEDVNSFTNTILDLILDILDSVLDLVAFTGILYSISTQLTFGLLGYVSIASVLALWIGTKLIKINFNQLRLEGDFRYGMVHVRDNAESIAFYRGENLERNQVETRLGRVIKNYNLLIIWIALLDIFQYAYNYFARLVPYLIVAPLYFAKQVDFGTIGQGIFAFGMVLRALSIIPTRIQDISSFAASIERLGMLYERFRQRESREVVGREGIIIHPYTHFKVDGLTLNTPNAEQTLFENLSFELTPPQSLLVVGSSGCGKSSLLRAIAGLWCNGKGTIESPDYTEALFLPQKPYMLLGTLREQLKYPNRRENITDTDIQSALARVNLEDLANRMGGLDTEKDWAGVLSQGEQQRLAFARILLSQPKYVILDEATSALDVTNERWLYELLQSQDISYISVGHRPSLVDYHQIVLDLRPENGSSWQLLPAKDYQFSS, from the coding sequence ATGACCGCAGTACCGCAGTCCCAACCGTTACTCAAATTTCGATTCGATCGCACACTTTGGCAGCGATTTGTAGAAATTGCCCAACCTTACTTCTATCCCCCAGGGCCGAGAAGTTCGACACAATTTCTATTTTTAATTCTAACACAACTAGTTTTTGTTGTGTCGTTTACGTTCTTTTTTGTTGTCGCTTTAGCCTTAATTGGTTTCCAATTTTCGCCCAAATTCTTTGCAGGGCTGGTAAATGAGATTATTTACCTGAAGTTTCTTTCTAGTCTGGGAAAAAGCTCGTTAGAAATATTTCAAAATCTCCTGACATTTTTACCTGCTTACATATTCTTGGTGTTGCTAATCGGGAGTTGTGGTGTCTTCTATGCTTATCGGCGCAAGCTGCAAGGACGAGAGAAACAATGGCTAATTTTAGCAATACTATTATTTCTAGCCTTCATCGTCAGTAGTCTGAACGTGCTGATTAGTTATGTCTTTCGGTTTATCGATAATGCCCTCAATGGTCGAGATGCTAAAGTATTTTGGGATTTCCTCTGGGTTTATGGAATTACTCTCGTCGTCGCGATTCCAATTCTGATTAGCTATCGTTACACGCGCCGGAAGCTAGCTTTGTTTTGGCGAGCTTGGCTTACTAATACGCTCCTAAAGGATTATTTTAGCAACCGCGCTTACTACGAGTTAGACTCCAACGCTGCCAATACAGACATTGATAACCCAGATCAACGGATGACTGAAGATGTCAATTCATTTACCAACACTATTTTAGATCTGATTTTAGATATCTTAGATTCTGTATTAGATTTAGTTGCCTTTACCGGAATTTTGTATAGCATTTCTACCCAGCTTACATTTGGATTGTTAGGGTATGTCTCGATCGCCAGTGTTCTCGCACTTTGGATCGGGACTAAATTAATCAAGATTAATTTTAACCAATTGCGACTCGAAGGTGATTTTCGCTATGGGATGGTTCACGTCCGCGACAATGCTGAATCTATCGCCTTTTATCGCGGTGAAAATCTAGAGCGCAATCAAGTTGAAACTCGGTTGGGTCGCGTAATTAAAAACTATAATTTATTAATTATTTGGATTGCCTTACTAGATATCTTTCAATATGCCTACAACTATTTTGCCCGATTGGTACCCTATCTAATTGTCGCACCTTTATATTTTGCCAAGCAAGTAGATTTTGGGACGATCGGTCAAGGTATATTTGCCTTTGGGATGGTGCTAAGGGCACTCTCCATCATCCCCACGCGGATTCAGGATATTTCGTCTTTTGCTGCGAGTATCGAGCGGTTAGGGATGCTCTACGAACGCTTTCGACAACGCGAGAGTCGAGAGGTTGTCGGTAGAGAGGGGATTATCATTCATCCCTACACTCATTTTAAGGTCGATGGATTGACACTCAATACGCCAAATGCCGAGCAAACCCTATTCGAGAACCTCTCCTTCGAGCTAACGCCACCACAATCTTTGCTCGTAGTTGGTTCGAGCGGCTGTGGCAAAAGTTCGCTGCTGCGCGCGATCGCCGGACTATGGTGCAATGGTAAGGGCACGATCGAAAGTCCCGACTATACTGAAGCTCTGTTCCTACCCCAAAAGCCCTATATGCTCCTGGGTACATTGCGCGAGCAATTAAAATATCCCAATCGGCGGGAAAATATCACCGATACCGACATCCAATCGGCATTGGCACGAGTCAACCTCGAAGACTTAGCTAACCGCATGGGCGGACTCGATACTGAGAAAGATTGGGCGGGAGTACTCTCCCAAGGCGAACAACAGCGACTGGCGTTTGCCCGGATTCTGCTGAGTCAGCCTAAATATGTCATCCTCGACGAAGCGACTAGTGCGCTAGATGTGACTAACGAGCGGTGGCTCTACGAGCTACTGCAAAGCCAAGACATCAGCTATATCAGCGTCGGACATCGCCCCAGTCTGGTAGATTATCACCAAATTGTATTGGATCTGCGCCCTGAAAATGGCAGCAGTTGGCAGTTGTTACCTGCTAAAGATTATCAGTTTTCAAGTTAG
- a CDS encoding cobalamin biosynthesis protein, whose protein sequence is MLVSHIAPKSLWVGIGCQQSVSKLLIHCAIEFVFAEYDLDLATIAGLATLDRKANEPGLVEYCRESGWFLKSYRPERLNSVTVPRPSQLVSALVGTASVAEAAALCAAHTDILLVPKQKFRLKPESGSVTIAIALCDR, encoded by the coding sequence ATGTTAGTTTCTCATATTGCTCCCAAATCGCTGTGGGTGGGAATAGGTTGTCAGCAGAGTGTTTCTAAACTACTCATCCACTGCGCGATCGAGTTCGTGTTCGCAGAGTACGATCTAGATCTTGCCACAATTGCGGGGTTGGCGACGCTTGATCGCAAGGCAAATGAGCCAGGATTGGTGGAATATTGTCGCGAGTCGGGGTGGTTTTTAAAAAGTTATCGCCCAGAACGTCTAAATTCCGTCACGGTGCCGCGCCCATCTCAATTGGTATCGGCACTCGTCGGGACTGCTAGTGTGGCGGAAGCAGCGGCTCTATGTGCGGCACACACCGATATTTTATTAGTACCCAAGCAAAAGTTTCGCCTCAAGCCTGAATCTGGATCGGTGACAATCGCGATCGCTCTGTGCGATCGCTAA
- the rsmI gene encoding 16S rRNA (cytidine(1402)-2'-O)-methyltransferase → MSNEVTGKTLYLVGTPIGNLGDMTMRGIQVLRDVDTIAAEDTRHTGKLLHHFEIKTPQISYHQHNEQQRIPELIAQLQAGKSIALVTDAGMPGISDPGYLIVAACVAAGIRVIPIPGVTAVITAVSASGLPSDRFVFEGFLPVKGEERRARLEAVAGEARTLVFYESPHRLRQTLADFGTTFGTERQIAIGRELTKLHEDFWRGEIGAAIEHYTQTEPQGEYAIVVAGAPVSHPPLSDEAIDRALIELMLDGTSRSQASRIVAEQISQSRRYVYQLALAIDLDTARSKSSKGSEPQSIAGSD, encoded by the coding sequence ATGTCAAACGAAGTCACTGGTAAAACTCTATATCTAGTCGGTACGCCGATCGGTAATTTGGGTGATATGACAATGCGGGGAATCCAGGTATTGCGGGACGTCGATACGATCGCGGCTGAAGATACCCGTCATACGGGAAAACTCCTCCATCATTTTGAGATTAAGACGCCGCAAATTAGCTATCACCAGCATAACGAACAACAACGCATTCCCGAACTGATCGCCCAATTGCAAGCCGGAAAATCGATCGCGTTAGTTACCGATGCGGGGATGCCAGGAATTTCCGATCCGGGTTATCTAATTGTCGCCGCTTGTGTGGCGGCGGGGATTCGGGTAATTCCCATTCCAGGAGTAACCGCCGTAATTACGGCTGTGAGTGCGTCGGGATTGCCGAGCGATCGATTTGTATTTGAAGGCTTTTTACCAGTTAAAGGAGAGGAACGCAGAGCGCGATTAGAAGCAGTTGCGGGGGAGGCGCGGACGCTGGTATTTTATGAATCTCCCCATCGGTTGCGTCAGACATTAGCAGATTTTGGGACGACATTTGGTACCGAGCGACAGATTGCCATCGGCAGAGAATTAACCAAATTACATGAAGATTTTTGGCGAGGAGAAATTGGTGCGGCGATCGAGCATTATACTCAAACCGAACCACAAGGGGAATACGCGATCGTCGTTGCAGGTGCGCCAGTCAGTCATCCTCCGCTTTCTGACGAAGCGATCGATCGTGCCTTAATCGAGCTGATGCTCGATGGGACATCGCGTTCTCAAGCCAGCCGGATCGTCGCCGAGCAAATCTCCCAATCGCGGCGATATGTCTATCAATTGGCACTAGCGATCGATCTCGATACCGCTCGCAGCAAGTCATCGAAAGGTTCGGAGCCACAATCGATCGCAGGTAGTGACTAA
- a CDS encoding PKD domain-containing protein, with protein MGTVTAPTTSINEGTFAQFSATATDPGINDSLTYTWNFGDGFNPISGRDITHTFADNGTYKIL; from the coding sequence ATCGGCACCGTTACCGCACCCACCACTAGCATTAACGAAGGCACCTTTGCTCAATTTAGTGCCACCGCTACCGATCCCGGCATTAACGACTCACTAACCTACACTTGGAACTTCGGCGATGGTTTCAACCCAATTAGCGGACGAGATATCACCCACACATTTGCCGATAATGGCACCTATAAAATCTTGTAA